From Helicoverpa armigera isolate CAAS_96S chromosome 26, ASM3070526v1, whole genome shotgun sequence, one genomic window encodes:
- the LOC110380962 gene encoding uncharacterized protein LOC110380962 isoform X2: protein MTRCSVPLCREKANHSFPKDAELRRRWLEAIKRVDFVPKGARVCRKHFHDSDYMRPVGFPGRAPLHRFLKKNAVPSIFEWNSSSLSRLNLARLKRRKGRRHRKYRERISSDSQKRDSMDADDSHDKCSNSTRSHAQSHHCHGCSKYLVRAQCTQTSNSLRLFSAKDLVTDDESVYFYTGLDTYAQFTLLLSTLVPMACDIKYRSSDLCNLSIEDQFLILLIKLRRSKPDFEIGKMFGVNKCDVCNVFITWVNFVCDNWRRISFWPSHHLASTHLPSVFRGSCPTGIVDSKTSEIPITMESQHNAVKVSFSQYRFKDKLKFLVGCSAEGLSIYCTQLEPPVPLTPGEGKEEGLLKSVNHEAAKTVPVDKLIDMTKTYKILACALNQTYNPLSVKIFCICVMLCRFKEGFVGKNTA, encoded by the exons ATGACGCGATGTAGCGTTCCTCTGTGTAGGGAAAAGGCAAACCATAGTTTCCCGAAAGACGCAGAACTAAGAAGACGATGGCTCGAGGCTATAAAGCGCGTTGATTTTGTTCCAAAAGGAGCAAGAGTCTGTCGAAAGCATTTTCATGATTCCGACTACATGAGGCCTGTTGGCTTTCCTG GGCGAGCGCCACTCCACAGGTTCCTGAAGAAGAATGCGGTGCCATCGATTTTTGAATGGAATTCCAGTTCATTATCAAGACTGAATCTCGCAAGGCTGAAGCGACGAAAAGGTCGCAGACACAGAAAATATCGTGAAAGAATCTCCAGTGATAGCCAAAAACGCGACTCTATGGATGCTGACGACTCTCATGACAAATGTAGCAACAGCACTAGGTCGCATGCACAGAGTCATCACTGCCACGGCTGCTCTAAATATCTGGTGCGAGCTCAATGCACGCAGACCTCAAACAGTTTGAGATTATTTTCTGCAAAAGATTTAGTCACCGATGATGAATCTGTATATTTCTACACGGGGCTAGACACATATGCACAATTCACACTTCTTCTGTCAACTCTTGTGCCAATGGCCTGTGACATCAAGTATAGGTCTAGTGACTTATGTAATTTGTCCATTGAAGatcaatttttaatattacttattaagtTGAGGCGCAGCAAGCCTGACTTTGAAATAGGTAAAATGTTTGGTGTTAACAAATGTGATGTCTGTAATGTCTTTATTACTTGGGTGAATTTTGTTTGTGATAACTGGAGAAGGATTAGCTTCTGGCCTAGTCATCATTTGGCTAGTACACACTTGCCTTCTGTGTTTAGAGGCAGTTGTCCTACTGGCATTGTGGACAGCAAGACCAGTGAGATTCCTATAACAATGGAGAGTCAGCATAATGCAGTAAAGGTATCATTTAGCCAATACAGGTTCAAGGATAAGTTAAAGTTCCTGGTAGGATGTTCTGCGGAGGGCCTCTCCATTTATTGCACTCAACTGGAGCCTCCTGTGCCCCTGACCCCAGGTGAGGGTAAAGAAGAAGGTTTATTGAAGAGTGTCAACCATGAAGCTGCTAAGACTGTTCCTGTGGACAAACTAATAGATAtgacaaaaacatataaaatactagcaTGTGCCCTAAACCAGACTTATAATCCTTtgtctgtaaaaatattttgtatttgtgttaTGCTTTGTAGATTCAAGGAAGGTTTTGTTGGTAAAAATACTGCATAA
- the LOC110380962 gene encoding uncharacterized protein LOC110380962 isoform X1 → MTRCSVPLCREKANHSFPKDAELRRRWLEAIKRVDFVPKGARVCRKHFHDSDYMRPVGFPGIYAGNKKEFDNAGIYTGRAPLHRFLKKNAVPSIFEWNSSSLSRLNLARLKRRKGRRHRKYRERISSDSQKRDSMDADDSHDKCSNSTRSHAQSHHCHGCSKYLVRAQCTQTSNSLRLFSAKDLVTDDESVYFYTGLDTYAQFTLLLSTLVPMACDIKYRSSDLCNLSIEDQFLILLIKLRRSKPDFEIGKMFGVNKCDVCNVFITWVNFVCDNWRRISFWPSHHLASTHLPSVFRGSCPTGIVDSKTSEIPITMESQHNAVKVSFSQYRFKDKLKFLVGCSAEGLSIYCTQLEPPVPLTPGEGKEEGLLKSVNHEAAKTVPVDKLIDMTKTYKILACALNQTYNPLSVKIFCICVMLCRFKEGFVGKNTA, encoded by the exons ATGACGCGATGTAGCGTTCCTCTGTGTAGGGAAAAGGCAAACCATAGTTTCCCGAAAGACGCAGAACTAAGAAGACGATGGCTCGAGGCTATAAAGCGCGTTGATTTTGTTCCAAAAGGAGCAAGAGTCTGTCGAAAGCATTTTCATGATTCCGACTACATGAGGCCTGTTGGCTTTCCTG GCATATACGCAGGTAATAAGAAGGAATTCGACAATGCGGGCATCTACACAG GGCGAGCGCCACTCCACAGGTTCCTGAAGAAGAATGCGGTGCCATCGATTTTTGAATGGAATTCCAGTTCATTATCAAGACTGAATCTCGCAAGGCTGAAGCGACGAAAAGGTCGCAGACACAGAAAATATCGTGAAAGAATCTCCAGTGATAGCCAAAAACGCGACTCTATGGATGCTGACGACTCTCATGACAAATGTAGCAACAGCACTAGGTCGCATGCACAGAGTCATCACTGCCACGGCTGCTCTAAATATCTGGTGCGAGCTCAATGCACGCAGACCTCAAACAGTTTGAGATTATTTTCTGCAAAAGATTTAGTCACCGATGATGAATCTGTATATTTCTACACGGGGCTAGACACATATGCACAATTCACACTTCTTCTGTCAACTCTTGTGCCAATGGCCTGTGACATCAAGTATAGGTCTAGTGACTTATGTAATTTGTCCATTGAAGatcaatttttaatattacttattaagtTGAGGCGCAGCAAGCCTGACTTTGAAATAGGTAAAATGTTTGGTGTTAACAAATGTGATGTCTGTAATGTCTTTATTACTTGGGTGAATTTTGTTTGTGATAACTGGAGAAGGATTAGCTTCTGGCCTAGTCATCATTTGGCTAGTACACACTTGCCTTCTGTGTTTAGAGGCAGTTGTCCTACTGGCATTGTGGACAGCAAGACCAGTGAGATTCCTATAACAATGGAGAGTCAGCATAATGCAGTAAAGGTATCATTTAGCCAATACAGGTTCAAGGATAAGTTAAAGTTCCTGGTAGGATGTTCTGCGGAGGGCCTCTCCATTTATTGCACTCAACTGGAGCCTCCTGTGCCCCTGACCCCAGGTGAGGGTAAAGAAGAAGGTTTATTGAAGAGTGTCAACCATGAAGCTGCTAAGACTGTTCCTGTGGACAAACTAATAGATAtgacaaaaacatataaaatactagcaTGTGCCCTAAACCAGACTTATAATCCTTtgtctgtaaaaatattttgtatttgtgttaTGCTTTGTAGATTCAAGGAAGGTTTTGTTGGTAAAAATACTGCATAA